TCAAATGTGCATGATGAGTATCCTTTCTGATCTACTTGAGGAGTGCATCAAAATCTTCATGGATGACTTCATGGTGTATGGTGACTCGTTTGAAATACGCCTACATCATTTGGATGTGGTATTGGAAAGGTGCCTAAAGTAGAACTTGGTTCTAAACATTGAGAAATGTCATTTCATGGTCAACGAGGGTATTGTACTTGGGCACATAGTGTGAGAGACATTCATGTTGATCAAGTGAAGGTAGAGGTGATTTCTGCGCTGCCTCATTCAAGTAACTATAAGGAGATATGTGGGTTTCTTGGCCATGCAACATTTTATAGGAGATTCATAAAAGATTTCGCCAAGGTGGCGCAGCCTTTAACAAGTCTCCTTCAAAATGATGTTGAGTTTGACTTTGATGACGCGTGTAATGAAGCTTCAGCTATGATAATCCATGCACCAAACTTGGATTATCTGTTTGAAGCGATGTGGATGCAAGTGATTTGCAGTGGTAGTTGTATTGGGCCAGAAGATTGATGTGAACAGTTACGTTATCTTCTATGCTTTGAAAACACTCAACCAAGCTCAGAGGAACTATGACACCATATAAAAGGAGATGCTAGCAGTTGTGTACTCTTTCGATAAATTTCGACCTTACCTACTGATGTCTAGCGAAGAAAGAGTTAAAACCCAGACTGATCCGTTGGGTGCTACTCCGTCCGTTCCatctaagatgacacatttcttaatcagcacgggattttagaagttgttggttaatgtgtttaattggagagaaaatgtGAGGAGAAGTATTAAATGAAGACAAAaagagagttgaatatttgatgaGGGAGATAAAAAGTAGTTGGgtatattaattggagagagaaagttttcaaaagtAGAAATGTGTTATCTTATttgagataaactaaaaatgaaagtgtgtcatcttaagtgagatgaagggagtattactttaagaatttgattgggaagtactccctccttccTTGTTAAcagagacatttcttttcagcacggagtttaagaatattgTGTTAATTGATgatggaaaaaataagagagatgaagagagaacaaagtaaaaggggaaattacattttgagaaaaatagaaatgacacAATTAACTTCaaactttccaaaatagaaaaatgactctattaacataGAACGGGGAAGTAAAAGATAAGAAAGGAACATGAAACAAAGTAGCTCCCAAAGGAATAATGAGGAGGCTATACCATATGCATTTCCTGAAGAGCATTTATATTACAATGAGATTCATTCCAAACTGATCAGTTGGACAAATGTCTCGACTCAAATGATCCAAAGGAAGCGCCAAAGGAAATGagcaaaatgaaagaagagcCACGGTTTTCCGACTTAGTAAACAACTGATACACGGATTTTGCATGGTTTTAAGGCATAGATTTTATTCGTTTTGTTTAATGTTAATCATTCATATTATGTccattattgaaatatttggtATTTTGAAGTGTTTGTTTAGAAATTATAGAAGAAGatttaaaaaggtacaaaatgtcaaaactgaaaaacagCCTTAGTTCGAGCCAATTTTTCTGGtaattttgaagtccaataaGTCCTTAATTCATAtcattcactttttctttGAAAGAGTTTCGTGTTGGTATTTTGCATGCCTCAATCGAAATTCTATAGAAAAAGTTGTGACCATTGTATGAACATTGCGcagaacaacaaaaaaatgaagaaaattagatagaaatttaagaaaggaaagaaattGATGCATTATTTGGATTACACTCTTTACCATGTTTAAACTATTTTCAAGACTATATATACCCATATCCTTAATtgatattccctccgttccacgttacttgagacgttttttttcggcacgagatttaagaaaattgtgtttagtgagttaaataaagtggaagaaaaaataaagtaaggaaagaagagagagtaaagtaaaggaaatgataaaataagtgagattagatgttttgtttttagccaaaaaaagaaataactcaaataatttgggaaattgtgtttatattattgtggtatataccttaatttacggtatataccttagtttacggtatgtaccgaatttcggtatgcagcggtataccgcggtatttgaaaattcatatcgttactTTACCGCaatctttcggtaaggtatcataccataccgaaagtcacggtataccaaaaattcggtattttcggtacGGTAAGACCGATTtttcggtatttcggtatttttccccagccctaagTCTTCCATcccatattaaaaaatgtggaTGTAAACAATTTTGTCAAGGAAATATCACATGAGTTGGACGATTTGTGGATCTATGAGTTTCCATACATTACGTATGTAATAACTGATCGTATAGAAGATGGGTTAAGTATTTCGAAAGTTGTTATTCCGCACAGATACTTTACAAAATCTAACTGTCGCAATATACAAAAATGGAACGATTGCTCTCGTTGAGAGTCGAACTCAAGACCTCCCGCTTACTAAACGGGTGCTCTAACCAACTGAGCTACGAGAGCAACTGTTACACTTGCGAGTATTGTTATATAGACTATGGTAAAAGTGGAATCGAAGACATTCATGTTTTGGGATATTGGCCCTaaatatcttaaaaatttcaaaaatttgtttttattggaaaatgatactccctccatcccaactCCCAAAAGAGTATGAATAATGGATttagcacgggttttaataaataaggaaaaaagtaaaagagagagaaatagtagtgaaaataatattagtggaGAGtgggtccatattattataatggtATAAGCTGTTAATAGTAATgttataagttgtaaataaaataatgtgtaaGAGTAGTATGTTGTTTGACTTTTTCCAATTTAGGaagttcatactctttagggacggacgaaaaagaaaatagttcatactctttggggacggagggagtatcatgaactttatccATACCAACGGaaaaagttcgtgatattattgcCAAGTtgaaagttcgtggaaaaaaaacaaatttttataaaattttatgatattaggGGCCAATATCCCTTGTGTTTTTAGCGGCAAAACATTCTCCCTCCGAATCCATTTAAATTCCTCTGAACTGGTGTACAATTAAACTGGCAGACTGATATGTTTTGCTTTAATTTAGGCTAAAAAATACTGAAAACTGTCATGGCATTTGGATGCAATGATTTCTAGCACATGTTTTGCCAGAATTCacaattcttctttttatattaaattttactgGACAATGTTGCAAAGAGTGATTATGCTATTGGATGAAATATGATATTCAGACTGATATATATCTTGATTGTTGCATTGAATATATAACAAACCACCTcctttttttatagtattgaACTTAACTAACTAGCTTCATAACTTTCAGATATGTATGTCTGTATGAGAACAAAACTACATCTGTAATTAGCTCTATAATTCACCAGTCTTGTTTTTTGATTCAATCACATCTTATTTTCTATAGGCAGCTTATCTTCTATTCTTAATCATGCTGTCCTCTTCACTAAGGAGATCTTCGTTGGGTCGCCGCCCCATTCCTCAAACACGACCAACAAATTCCCGCTCGGTTTCAGCCATGACCGCGGAACATGGTACCTGaaattcacaccacttgttaCGTTGCTTGCAATAAAATCATGTCACGTAATTGCGATTGTGGATTCGCGCCTTACCATCTTTGTGAGGGCTGATTGCAATTTCTTTGGCATTTCTTCTCATTGAATGTGCCTGCATAGTTGCAGTTCCCACAGTTACCCTTTGCTATGTATGCCGGCCAGTGTCTGCCTATGCTTTGCCCGTTTATCCATATCTCGCCTTTGCCCATGCTCATCATGTCCACAGCCAATGGATCCTCCCCGCCTGGTGCCTCAAATGTAGTCTGCAAACAAATGAAACAGATTTAAACTCTACTGTCATCAAAACTCATCAGGGCTCGCTCGAGTGAGACCGGCTACCTTGTACCACGTTAGGGGCTGCTTCTGAGCAACAAGGGATCCTTGCACCCATTCAACCGATGAACTTCCTGTCACTGTCCCAAGGCTCAGCGACTCGCCTCTCAAGCCAGTCTATTCATGTAGAATAATAACACAATGATGAATTTGatcccaaaattttaattaggagGAAGGAAAAATCTGCTGATTAATTCAACAGCATCTAACCTTGTAGGACCATTCCTGCTTTGTCAAGTCTCTCGTGCCCGCATTGAGGCCGTTCAATGTGACAGGTCCAAGAACGCCTTCGTTCCACCTCTCGTAGTGCAAACCCACATTCTGACATATTCAAGAAATAAAACGAGTCCCGTAAGAGATTGGACAATGCTGGTGTGAGATAAGAGTAAAAGTACGGTTCCACTGACCGGAAGGCCCACAGAAACGCTAAGTAGAGATATTTTGTTAACTCCGGCTCTCAAATTTACTTTGCCACTGTATGTCACTTTAGGATTGTCCAGACTTCCGTACACAGTTCCTGATGTAGAGGCAGAAccatatcaatatatatatagataagaaAGGAGAAGACGCGTACATTTACATAACAAGAGACTATAAATCACCTGCTAGCTTTCCGTTGACGAAAACATGCAAGGCATGGCCAGCTGACATAACTGTGAGAAGAGGCCATTCGCCACTCTTCAAGAATCCTTCGTCGGATGCTATATTTACACTGAAAATTTGTATCGTAATGAGTGATCACATCAACCTCTTTTGGCCTGAAACATTCAAGATGAAACTCGATAGTTGATCACTTACTCTGTCAGATACCACAGATAATCAGATGAATCTCTTGTAACACTTAGTTGCTCCCATAAGCCGGACTTTGTAACTGTGTCTCTATCATCTGCCGAAGGAGTCTCTTCGTTGTATGATTGCCAACTTAACGCACCACCCACAGGTAACATTTTCGGTGTGGAGCTTTTTGAGCTAATCTGCAGCCACatgtaaaaatattgaaatcttTAATTCATTTAGGATTACTATAGAGATGTCATGTTAGCTTACTCTTGCAGTGTTGTAAACAACAGTCTTGCAGTCGGGAAGAATGCTGATCGACCAAGGGGGCAAATCATACTGCACGTTTTGGAATGTCAGCTTCGTAGAGAATGTAGGGTCGTAGTTGGAGAGAAATGCAGCACAAGCCCCAGTCTTGGATCTGAAGACATGAACCTGAGGATCGGATGATAAGCACGAGGTCAATGCAAAATGTTAAAAGTACAATCAAAGAGAAATTTTAGTTGGAAAGCTAAGATTTTATCGATTTTCACCTCTTGGTTTTTCCCGGGCCACGTGACTGTGGGATAAGACGACACTAGAGCTGGTTCACATTGCTTGATTGCTTTGTGCAAGTCCCTCAAGTGCCCCCACTTAGGCTCGTTCAATAGTCCTATTCACCAAACAATGGCTCGATCAATTCTTCGTGAAGAACATCACTGAACACGATGATAGTACTGATATTAAAGGTTACCATATTCATCGATTGGAGCATCGTAATCATAGCTGGTGGCAACAAAAAGACCAGCTGCATTTCGTCCAAAGTTCGTCCCTCCATGATACTGGTACCGTACAAACATGCAACAGAAGACAAACATTTTGTTATCTGCCAATCCTTCACTTCTTTCGAATCAGGATACCGTAACTGCCTATTTTGAAGAGTCAACTTACCatgtaataattgaagaagGAGCCGTTGTTCTGCACAAACCTAGCCACTGCAAAGGCCATGTCTTCAGCAGGTCTGTAAGGAATCGTTCCACCAAATTGTGTATACCTACACGACGTATGAAAGACTTAAAGTATCCAATCAAACAATGAGATCTTCCATATTACAGCTGAAAAATTGAGTTACTTATGCAGATAGCTAAGTTCATTCTTTACCAGCCAGTCCAGGCTTCAGTCCACATTTTTGGCTTGTTCGGCCTGTTAGGATGAAAGCCTTCGCAGTAGAACCCGTTACAAGTATCTATCTGTAACGATTACACATGATTAGGAAATATTCACAAGAACAAAGAAATGTTGCAGAAAATAAGCAAACGTCACACGATAGCTTGACTGATATGATCATTAATTCAACAAGTCAAATCATTAGTAGATTTTTGGACCGAGCTGTCCCTTTGTCGCGTATTATTATAACAAGAAAACGATAGTTATAAACTCAATAAGCCGTTTTTTAAAAgtgaaatcaataaaaaaacatatcgATCTGACTTGTTTGAAACTATACACACAAGTTagagaaaaagtgaaaaattctCACCATGGGATCGGGGGCAGTTTCTTGCTTGCACATGATCCACGGGACACCGGTATTTTGAGCCACCGCCATTTTTGCAGCCCATGCTGAGTAAGCTTTACCAGGAGCACCAATTTCCCACTCCACTGGTCCATACTCATTTTCTATCTGCCAATATTCATCTCTCAAAACTGGTCACAACAAAATTGCCAACTCATACATACATATACGTGTGCGCGCGTATGTACCTGAGACATGATAATAGGTCCTCCCTGGGGCTCAAACAAACTCTCTGACTTCATCAACCCGACTATCCTTTGAACAAAACTTTGCATAGCCGCCTTCATCACAATTAAACATGTACATACCAAAATCATCAGCTACAAAAATCCTCATTTCAAATACAATGTGAGTATGTTTTGTGTGAGAGTGTAGACCTTGAAAGGGCCATTGTCTGTTCTGAACTCGATTCCCGGCACATACTTGAGCCAAACAGGGAATCCCCTGCATCACAATTGAGCAGCAAAATCATTTCAGTGATCAAGAAACAATGTAGTAGCTCATAAAAATTACTTGGATTTGACATCATAAAAATCACCCAAAATTCCACTCTGCACAAACAAAAGGCCCAATGCGGAGGTGCACGTAGAGACCTGCTTGGTGCGCCAATTTGATGAACCTCACGAGGTCGAAACGCCCTTCAAAATTGTACTGCCCACAACAATAAAcccaataaaaattgaatcttttttcCTATATGCAAAAATTATGAAGTAAATGTACCTTCCCAGGAGAAGGCTCATGCCCATTCCAAAACACATATGTCTGTATAACATCCAACCCACCATCTTTAGCCTTTTGAATGAGATCAGGCCACATCTATCaccaagaaaataatcaaGTCAAGCAAAACAATTCGATCTTTTTTAGTAAGCTATCaccaagaaaataatcaagtaaaaaaaattcaatctttaatagttaaatgaaaaattggtaCCTCAGGTGTGCTTCTTGGATAGTGAATGGAACCAGAGATGAGAATTTTCCTCTTCCCATTAATGATGAAGGATTTGTCATCATAAGAAACTGTGGCTCCAACAGATGAACAGGCCAACAATAAACTAAACATGATTCCCAACATTTTTAAGGTTGAACCCATGGCTTTTGAGACAGAGACAGAAAAAGGGGTTCAATTTGAAAACTTTCTTGACCCCTTTGTTGTTTTGGAGAAAAAAGTTGGAATTTATATAGGATGATAGGTAGTGCGTTTATGTTTGAGATGACAAAGAGGAAGTTTGGAGTTTTGGTTATTTGTGCATGAGATAATGGGAAAGCTCCAACTGCTTTTTATAAAGATTGAAGAGGAAAGAGACAAATCCATATACTCTTATTCTAGGTGGGGTTAAGTGAGAGACCAGATTTGTATGAACTAATCTCTTTTTTTCACTTCTTGCTGCACCACAATTTCGCCCAAACTGGATTCggtgaaaaattaataaagctTGATGATGAAAAAATACTCCACTTGCATACCAAGCAATATATGGATATTTCacattcttcaattttttgacTTATTTGTCAATATTACGTCAACTTTTTAAGTTTTCCATAGATTCTAAGAAATATCCCTTTCAACATATGATAAATTGCGAGATACCtagatcaaattttaattcatttagaaacttttgcacaTTTTCTATCCCATTTCGCTCTTTCCGGTCTCAAGGGCAcaattgacaattttttttatatcatcttctctgtttcttatttttattgttaattacAATATACTGTATATTATTGTTTGTATTCAATCATTTATTTGTGtacgattttttttatcaaaattcaagACTATTATAGTTAATacatcattattaattattatactttaaaattgtatatttgaaagacttattttttttctttttttcaaatttgttttattcattaatggtaattaaactaaaaatatattcccTCTTATCCCTAATAAATGTAGAATATTTGTCAACTCTCTCgcttaaaaatattactattccTTATCCCTAATAAATGTTTGTCTCGcctaaaaatattagtattccTTCATGTCCCTAACAAATGTTTCAAACCCCCTAATaacaaaagaataaagataaactgacaaaatattatatatacaaaatgtccttcaaatttaaataggataagatcaaattattttgaattgataGCATCATTAGTTATATACTTGTGTGACTAATTTGACCATATTTACAATCATAGGaggaaaattatattaattaaatttttcctttgttttaaaaaaattatgtgattgattttatttttgaaaatatccaCCGCTATTAAAAGattcaaaatgaaatttttga
The nucleotide sequence above comes from Salvia hispanica cultivar TCC Black 2014 chromosome 5, UniMelb_Shisp_WGS_1.0, whole genome shotgun sequence. Encoded proteins:
- the LOC125188643 gene encoding beta-galactosidase-like; translated protein: MGSTLKMLGIMFSLLLACSSVGATVSYDDKSFIINGKRKILISGSIHYPRSTPEMWPDLIQKAKDGGLDVIQTYVFWNGHEPSPGKYNFEGRFDLVRFIKLAHQAGLYVHLRIGPFVCAEWNFGGFPVWLKYVPGIEFRTDNGPFKAAMQSFVQRIVGLMKSESLFEPQGGPIIMSQIENEYGPVEWEIGAPGKAYSAWAAKMAVAQNTGVPWIMCKQETAPDPMIDTCNGFYCEGFHPNRPNKPKMWTEAWTGWYTQFGGTIPYRPAEDMAFAVARFVQNNGSFFNYYMYHGGTNFGRNAAGLFVATSYDYDAPIDEYGLLNEPKWGHLRDLHKAIKQCEPALVSSYPTVTWPGKNQEVHVFRSKTGACAAFLSNYDPTFSTKLTFQNVQYDLPPWSISILPDCKTVVYNTARISSKSSTPKMLPVGGALSWQSYNEETPSADDRDTVTKSGLWEQLSVTRDSSDYLWYLTDVNIASDEGFLKSGEWPLLTVMSAGHALHVFVNGKLAGTVYGSLDNPKVTYSGKVNLRAGVNKISLLSVSVGLPNVGLHYERWNEGVLGPVTLNGLNAGTRDLTKQEWSYKTGLRGESLSLGTVTGSSSVEWVQGSLVAQKQPLTWYKTTFEAPGGEDPLAVDMMSMGKGEIWINGQSIGRHWPAYIAKGNCGNCNYAGTFNEKKCQRNCNQPSQRWYHVPRSWLKPSGNLLVVFEEWGGDPTKISLVKRTA